TGCATCCCCCCAAAGTACCCGCTCCGGCGGGCGGCGGCACCCCCGCGGCGGCGGGGAAACGGACGCCGGGGGCGCGGTTTCGCGGAAAGGGCGAAAGTGTTAGATTTGACGGCACACGAATGCCGTCACCGTACCCTCTGCGCGAGGGTTGATTCTTTACGAGGATGAGGAGGCAGGTTTGAGCCGTAACCGAGAGCGCGACAGAGACAGGAAGCCAAGCCGCCCGACCGCCCTGGACGAGGCGCGCAACGAGCTGTTCTCGCACATCCACCGCTGCGGCGTGCTGCAGGCCACGGAAGAGCAGCAGGTGGAGTGGATGAAGGATACCGTGGAGTTCCTCGGCGAGCGGTACCCGGCGCTGAAGGAGAAGGAATTGAAGGAGCTGGAGGGCATCGGCCTGCGGTTCTGCCGGCCGGTGATCGCGAACGCTCCCGCGCGCGAGCCGGCCGAAGCGGCCTGAGCCCCGCGCGACCACGCGGCGGCGCGGCAGCGGGGTGCTGAGTTCAGCCCCCGCCAGCGCGCGGCGCCGCGTGCCTGCGGAGCCCCGGTTCGCGGGGCTCCGGGTCACCCCCCAGACATCCGATGGACGACCCCGGCCCGAGTAGTCTCCCCCTTTTCATAGCCCTGGCCCTCGTCACCGCCAACGCGTTCCTGGCGGCCGCCGAGTTCGCGCTCATCGCGGTCCGCCGCTCCCGCATCGAACAGAACGTCCGCCTGGGCGATCCGCGCTCGCACCGCGTCCTGCCGCCCATCGAGCGGCTGGAAGAGCTGGTGTTCGCGGCGCAGCTGGGGCGCAGCACGCTCACCGTGCTGCTGGGGTGGTTCGCCATCGTGGCCGCCCACCGCTTCTGGGAGCCGCTGGGGCTCCTTCCCGTTCCCGCCCGCATCCTCTCCATCGCGCTGGTCATCCTCCTGCACGCCACGCTGGGGCAGCAGGTGCCCAAGCTGATCGCCGTGAACCGCGCCGAGTGGATCACCGCGCACGTCTCCATCCCCTTCCTGGAGCTGCTGGCGGCGGCGCTCTTCCCCATCACCCGCCCGCTTTCCTTCATCGTCCGCGGCGCGCTGCGCATCGTCGGCGTGCCGTCGGCCGGGCTGCACCCGCTGATGCAGACCCCCGAGGAGCTGCGCCTGCTGGTGACGCACGGCACCGACCCCGGCGAGATCGAGAGCGACGAGCGCGACATGATCCGCGGCGTGTTCGAGTTCGCCGAGACCGTGGCGCGCGAGGTGATGACGCCGCGCACGGCCATGGTGGCGATCCCCGTCGACACCGGGTTCGACGACCTGGTGCGCATCGCCATCGAGGAGGGCCACTCGCGCTACCCCGTGTACGAGGGAACGGTGGACTCCATCGTGGGCGTGGTGCTGGAGAAGGACCTCCTTCCCCTGCTGGCGAAGCGCGAGGAGCTGGAGCAGACCGGGTTCGACATCCGCTCCATCCTGCGCCCGGCGTTCTTCGTTCCCGGCACCAAGCTGGTGTCCGAGCTGCTGCAGGAGCTGCGCAAGCAGAAGGTGCACCTGGCCATCGTGCTGGACGAGTACGGCGGCACGCACGGCCTGGTGACGATGGAGGACCTGCTGGAGGAGATCGTGGGCGAGATCGCCGACGAGTTCGACGAGCCCGAGCCCGAGTTCGAGCCTACCCCCGAGGGCGACGTGCTGATCGACGGCGCCGTGAGCGTGGGCGAGGTGAACGAGCGCTTCGGCCTGCGCCTGCCCGAGGAGGAGTTCGACACGCTGGGGGGATACGTGTTCGGCACGCTGGGCCGCGTTCCCGTGGTGGGCGACGTGGCCGCCGCCCCCGGCATCGACGGCGACATGCAG
This genomic interval from Longimicrobium sp. contains the following:
- a CDS encoding hemolysin family protein, coding for MDDPGPSSLPLFIALALVTANAFLAAAEFALIAVRRSRIEQNVRLGDPRSHRVLPPIERLEELVFAAQLGRSTLTVLLGWFAIVAAHRFWEPLGLLPVPARILSIALVILLHATLGQQVPKLIAVNRAEWITAHVSIPFLELLAAALFPITRPLSFIVRGALRIVGVPSAGLHPLMQTPEELRLLVTHGTDPGEIESDERDMIRGVFEFAETVAREVMTPRTAMVAIPVDTGFDDLVRIAIEEGHSRYPVYEGTVDSIVGVVLEKDLLPLLAKREELEQTGFDIRSILRPAFFVPGTKLVSELLQELRKQKVHLAIVLDEYGGTHGLVTMEDLLEEIVGEIADEFDEPEPEFEPTPEGDVLIDGAVSVGEVNERFGLRLPEEEFDTLGGYVFGTLGRVPVVGDVAAAPGIDGDMQLRVEETEERRVTVVRLMQPPGHASETAEARAAAVAGEAVE